In Bacillus toyonensis BCT-7112, a single window of DNA contains:
- a CDS encoding GNAT family N-acetyltransferase, translated as MKPLLFDFPSEFYTDRLFIRMPKPGDGKVVYDAIQASIQELKPWMVFAQKEQTEQEVEESIRKSHIQFLQREDLRLLVFSKETGEFIASAGLHRINWDIPQFEIGYWIDSRFSGKGYMVEAAKGITDYAFSELKANRVEIRCDALNKKSRAIPEKLGFKLEGILESASVAVDENGLRDMCVFAMTRNTYEKEEL; from the coding sequence GTGAAACCGTTATTATTCGATTTTCCTTCTGAATTTTATACTGACAGGCTTTTTATTCGAATGCCGAAACCAGGAGATGGTAAAGTTGTATACGATGCAATTCAAGCTTCAATACAAGAACTAAAACCTTGGATGGTGTTTGCACAAAAAGAGCAAACAGAGCAAGAAGTAGAAGAAAGTATTAGAAAATCACATATTCAATTTTTGCAACGTGAGGATTTAAGGTTACTAGTATTTTCGAAAGAAACAGGTGAATTTATTGCATCTGCCGGATTACATCGTATTAATTGGGATATACCTCAATTTGAAATCGGATATTGGATTGATTCGAGATTTAGTGGAAAAGGCTATATGGTAGAGGCTGCGAAAGGTATAACGGATTATGCTTTTTCTGAACTGAAAGCAAACCGCGTAGAAATTCGTTGTGATGCTCTAAATAAAAAGAGTAGAGCGATACCTGAGAAATTAGGTTTTAAATTAGAGGGTATTTTAGAAAGTGCCAGTGTTGCGGTAGATGAAAATGGATTAAGGGACATGTGTGTATTTGCAATGACTAGAAATACATATGAAAAAGAAGAGCTGTAA
- a CDS encoding aldo/keto reductase: MERVQMAETLEFSRIIQGFWRLAEWNMTKQELLSFIEECMDMGITTFDHADIYGGYTCEGLFGEALQLKPSLRENMQIVTKCGIAPPSPKFPERYVAHYNTSTEHIIKSAEDSLQNLHTDYIDVLLIHRPDPFMDPNEVAEAFSRLKQEGKVRHFGVSNFLPSQFHMLSSYLDFPLITNQIEVSALQLEHFEKGTINLCQEKRINPMIWSPLAGGEIFTGQTERAVRVRETVQKVANELGVTSIDTVMYAWLLAHPANMMPIVGSGKLDRIKTAALATKVNLDRQQWFTIFESSNGHPVP; the protein is encoded by the coding sequence ATGGAACGAGTTCAAATGGCCGAAACACTAGAATTTTCTCGTATTATTCAAGGATTTTGGCGTTTAGCAGAATGGAATATGACGAAACAAGAGTTACTTTCTTTCATTGAAGAATGCATGGATATGGGGATTACTACTTTCGATCACGCTGATATTTATGGCGGATATACGTGTGAAGGGCTGTTTGGAGAAGCTTTACAACTAAAGCCTTCCTTACGAGAAAACATGCAAATTGTTACCAAGTGTGGAATCGCTCCCCCATCACCAAAATTTCCAGAGCGATATGTTGCTCACTACAATACAAGTACTGAACATATCATAAAGAGCGCGGAGGATTCATTACAAAACTTACATACAGATTATATTGATGTATTACTCATCCATCGTCCTGATCCATTTATGGATCCAAATGAAGTGGCAGAAGCGTTCTCACGCTTAAAACAAGAAGGAAAGGTTCGTCACTTCGGTGTATCTAACTTTTTACCTTCACAGTTTCATATGTTAAGTTCATATTTAGATTTCCCGCTCATTACAAATCAAATCGAGGTATCTGCGCTGCAGCTTGAGCACTTTGAAAAAGGTACGATTAATTTATGCCAAGAAAAACGAATCAATCCAATGATTTGGTCACCTCTTGCTGGTGGCGAAATCTTTACCGGTCAAACTGAACGTGCAGTACGTGTACGTGAAACTGTACAAAAAGTTGCTAATGAGCTAGGTGTTACTAGCATCGATACGGTTATGTATGCATGGCTACTTGCTCATCCAGCTAACATGATGCCAATCGTTGGCTCTGGGAAATTAGATCGTATAAAAACGGCCGCTCTTGCTACAAAAGTTAACTTAGATCGTCAACAATGGTTTACAATTTTTGAAAGCTCTAACGGTCATCCTGTACCATAA
- a CDS encoding CobW family GTP-binding protein, producing MIPVTILTGFLGSGKTTLLNRILSENHGKKLAVIVNEIGQIGIDNQLIMNVEEEIMEMTNGCLCCTVREDLLVALKQLLDVKAEGKMDFEGLVIETTGLANPGPIIQTFFLDPVIQSAYQINGVVTVVDSYHIHKHFEKGLEAKEQIAFADVVLVNKLDLIEESEKENLLHELQGINPTAKLIEATNCEVDIPSLLQIQTFKTKDTLQIYPHKEHNHLEGVKSFVLREERPLDLQKLNEWMSAVVQELGEYLYRYKGILSIDGVDKRIVFQGVHTLFAASYDREWQEGEKRVSEVVFIGKDINKEWFQEHFGECVK from the coding sequence ATGATTCCAGTAACAATATTAACTGGTTTTCTTGGATCAGGGAAAACGACTTTATTAAATCGTATTTTATCAGAAAATCACGGTAAGAAATTAGCGGTGATTGTAAATGAAATAGGACAAATTGGTATCGATAATCAGTTGATTATGAATGTTGAAGAAGAAATTATGGAAATGACTAACGGTTGTCTATGCTGTACTGTACGTGAAGATTTACTCGTTGCGTTAAAACAATTACTGGACGTAAAAGCAGAAGGGAAAATGGACTTTGAAGGCTTAGTAATTGAAACAACAGGTCTTGCAAATCCAGGCCCGATTATTCAAACATTTTTTTTAGATCCTGTTATTCAATCTGCATACCAAATTAATGGCGTTGTAACGGTAGTAGATAGTTACCATATACATAAACATTTTGAAAAGGGACTAGAAGCAAAGGAACAAATTGCATTTGCTGATGTAGTGTTGGTGAATAAATTAGATTTAATTGAAGAAAGTGAAAAGGAAAATCTTTTGCATGAACTGCAAGGTATTAACCCCACTGCAAAGTTAATCGAGGCAACTAACTGTGAGGTAGATATACCATCATTATTACAAATTCAAACGTTTAAAACGAAAGATACGTTACAAATTTATCCTCATAAAGAGCATAATCATTTAGAAGGTGTAAAATCATTTGTACTACGTGAAGAGCGTCCGTTAGATTTACAAAAACTAAATGAGTGGATGTCAGCTGTCGTGCAAGAGCTAGGGGAGTATTTATATCGTTATAAAGGGATTTTATCTATCGATGGAGTAGATAAACGTATCGTGTTCCAAGGTGTACATACATTATTTGCTGCTTCGTATGATAGAGAGTGGCAAGAGGGTGAAAAGCGAGTAAGTGAAGTCGTATTTATCGGTAAAGATATTAATAAAGAATGGTTCCAAGAACATTTTGGGGAGTGTGTGAAATAA
- a CDS encoding GNAT family N-acetyltransferase: MNLHICEVTAKNWRSVAALNVAKNQQQFIESNAFSLAESLYEGNGTSVGLYDGETLVGYAMYGWYSKKHESIWLDRFMIDQQHQGKGYAKRFLRLLIQFLQQQFTCKIIYLSLHPGNKLAMGLYESFGFHLNGDIDDEGPVVGVVMELLINENTSL; this comes from the coding sequence ATGAATCTTCACATTTGTGAAGTAACAGCAAAAAATTGGCGTTCAGTAGCTGCTTTAAACGTCGCAAAAAACCAGCAGCAATTTATTGAAAGTAATGCGTTTTCTTTAGCAGAATCATTATATGAAGGAAACGGGACGTCAGTAGGTTTATATGATGGAGAAACACTTGTTGGATACGCAATGTACGGTTGGTATTCAAAAAAACACGAAAGCATCTGGTTAGATCGTTTTATGATTGACCAACAACATCAAGGAAAAGGATACGCAAAGCGTTTCCTTCGCTTACTCATTCAATTTTTACAACAACAATTTACATGTAAAATAATTTACTTAAGTTTACATCCGGGCAACAAACTTGCCATGGGCCTATATGAATCATTTGGTTTCCATTTAAACGGGGATATTGATGATGAGGGTCCAGTTGTAGGTGTTGTAATGGAGTTACTAATAAACGAAAACACAAGCCTGTGA
- a CDS encoding metal ABC transporter substrate-binding protein, which yields MPKRLTIFSFLLIFTLIFTGCSNKKEGTAKKDGKLTVYTTIFPLADFAKKIGGDYVTVEAIYPPGADSHTFEPSQKQTVQVAKADLFVYNGAELEPFAEKMEKTLQKENVKIVNASKGIKLRASSEEEHHDHGDGHKEDDHHHDKDPHVWIDPTLAMKQAEKIKNALVELQPDHKQEFEKNFAALQTKFTDLDDQFKAAVANAKTKEILVSHAAYGYWEQRYGLKQIPIAGISASDEPSQKELADITKTVKEHGLKYILFETFSTPKVASVIQKETGTTVLRLNHLATISEDDAKNNKDYFTLMEENVNTLKEATN from the coding sequence ATGCCTAAAAGATTGACTATATTTTCATTCTTACTTATTTTCACTTTAATTTTTACTGGCTGCTCAAATAAAAAAGAAGGTACTGCCAAGAAAGATGGAAAGCTAACTGTTTATACAACCATCTTCCCTCTTGCAGATTTCGCAAAAAAAATTGGTGGCGACTATGTAACAGTAGAAGCAATTTACCCTCCTGGTGCCGATTCACATACATTTGAACCGAGTCAAAAACAAACAGTACAAGTTGCAAAAGCCGATTTATTCGTTTATAACGGTGCTGAATTAGAACCATTTGCTGAGAAGATGGAAAAAACATTACAAAAAGAAAATGTTAAAATTGTAAATGCATCAAAAGGAATTAAACTTCGTGCTTCTTCTGAAGAAGAACATCACGATCACGGAGATGGTCATAAAGAAGATGATCACCATCATGATAAAGACCCGCATGTTTGGATAGACCCTACTCTTGCGATGAAACAAGCTGAAAAAATCAAAAATGCTCTTGTGGAATTACAACCTGACCATAAACAAGAATTCGAGAAAAACTTTGCAGCACTTCAAACTAAATTTACCGATTTAGACGATCAATTTAAAGCTGCTGTAGCAAATGCGAAAACGAAAGAAATTTTAGTTTCTCATGCTGCTTATGGTTATTGGGAACAACGCTATGGTTTAAAACAGATTCCTATCGCCGGAATTTCAGCTTCTGATGAGCCATCTCAAAAAGAGCTTGCTGACATTACAAAAACAGTAAAAGAACACGGTCTAAAATATATTTTATTTGAAACTTTCTCTACGCCAAAAGTCGCATCAGTTATTCAAAAAGAAACTGGTACAACAGTTTTACGCTTAAATCACCTTGCTACTATTTCTGAAGATGATGCGAAGAACAATAAAGATTACTTTACTTTAATGGAAGAAAACGTAAACACATTGAAAGAAGCAACAAACTAA
- a CDS encoding oxidoreductase — MNKRTALVLGASGLVGQEITRLLLESDYYDSVTIFVREPMQWQHEKLQQKKVDYSALEEYKEFFAVDDVFSCLGTTIKKAKTKANFKKVDYEYTLRAACLAEKQGVQNFLVVSSMGANPKSFFFYSQVKGKMEEELQKLVIGGIHIFRPSLLVGNRQEFRFGERMAEKLTRIIPFIFKGAFKKYKPISAKDVAKGMYITALREESGLHIYNSNEITTIE, encoded by the coding sequence ATGAATAAGCGAACAGCGTTAGTACTTGGTGCAAGTGGTTTAGTTGGACAAGAGATAACGCGTCTATTACTTGAATCAGATTACTACGATTCGGTTACTATTTTTGTAAGAGAACCAATGCAATGGCAACATGAGAAGTTACAGCAGAAGAAAGTAGATTATTCGGCATTAGAAGAATATAAAGAATTTTTTGCAGTAGATGATGTTTTTAGTTGTCTAGGAACAACAATAAAAAAAGCAAAAACAAAGGCGAATTTCAAAAAAGTAGATTATGAATATACGTTACGAGCTGCTTGTTTAGCTGAAAAGCAAGGGGTGCAAAACTTCCTTGTTGTGTCTTCGATGGGAGCAAATCCTAAATCATTTTTCTTTTATTCACAAGTAAAAGGGAAAATGGAAGAGGAATTGCAAAAGTTAGTGATTGGTGGTATTCATATTTTTAGGCCGTCTTTATTAGTTGGAAATCGACAAGAGTTTCGTTTTGGTGAACGAATGGCTGAAAAGTTAACTCGAATTATTCCTTTTATATTTAAAGGGGCTTTCAAAAAGTATAAACCAATTTCAGCTAAAGATGTGGCGAAAGGGATGTATATAACTGCGCTGCGAGAAGAATCTGGTCTCCACATTTATAATTCAAATGAAATTACAACGATAGAATAA
- the namA gene encoding NADPH dehydrogenase NamA, which produces MHSKLFSPYTIKDVTLKNRIVMSPMCMYSSENEDGKVTNFHLVHYGTRAAGQVGLVMIEATAVLPEGRISNKDLGIWDDSLIEGLHTATTFIHDNGAKAAIQLAHAGRKAELETDALAPSAIPFNETMKIPLEMSKEQIKDTALAFQKAALRSKQAGFDVIEIHGAHGYLINEFLSPLSNKRTDEYGGSSENRYRFLREIIESINEVWDGPLFVRISANDYHPDGLTVQDYVQYSKWMKEQGVDLIDCSSGAVVPTHIDVYPGYQVQYAKHIKEHANIATGAVGLITTGAQAEQILNNNEADLIFIGRELLRNPYFPRIAANELGFELQEPYQYKRAPGKINMNK; this is translated from the coding sequence ATGCATTCCAAACTTTTTTCACCCTACACAATTAAGGATGTTACACTAAAAAACCGTATCGTCATGTCGCCTATGTGTATGTATTCTTCGGAAAATGAGGATGGAAAAGTAACGAATTTCCACCTCGTTCATTATGGAACTAGGGCTGCCGGTCAAGTCGGTTTAGTTATGATTGAAGCAACAGCTGTGTTACCTGAAGGTCGCATTTCTAACAAAGATTTAGGTATTTGGGACGACAGTCTAATTGAAGGATTACATACAGCGACAACTTTTATACATGATAATGGTGCAAAAGCTGCCATTCAACTCGCTCACGCCGGAAGAAAAGCTGAGTTAGAAACAGATGCGTTAGCACCTTCAGCAATTCCATTTAATGAAACAATGAAAATACCACTGGAAATGAGTAAAGAGCAAATTAAAGACACCGCACTAGCTTTTCAGAAGGCTGCACTGCGTTCAAAACAAGCTGGATTTGACGTTATTGAAATACACGGCGCTCACGGTTATCTAATTAACGAATTTCTTTCTCCACTTTCCAATAAACGAACGGATGAATATGGCGGTTCATCTGAAAACCGCTATCGTTTCTTACGTGAAATCATCGAATCTATAAATGAAGTTTGGGACGGACCGTTATTTGTTCGTATTTCAGCAAATGATTATCATCCTGACGGGCTAACCGTTCAAGATTACGTTCAGTATTCAAAATGGATGAAAGAACAAGGAGTAGATTTAATCGATTGTAGTTCTGGTGCAGTTGTACCGACACATATTGATGTTTATCCTGGTTACCAAGTACAATATGCTAAACATATTAAAGAACATGCTAACATTGCAACTGGGGCAGTTGGATTGATTACGACTGGGGCACAGGCAGAGCAAATATTAAATAATAACGAAGCAGATTTAATTTTTATCGGACGTGAGTTACTTCGCAATCCGTACTTCCCAAGAATAGCGGCAAATGAACTTGGTTTTGAATTGCAAGAACCGTATCAATATAAGCGGGCTCCTGGGAAAATCAATATGAATAAATAA
- a CDS encoding methylated-DNA--[protein]-cysteine S-methyltransferase — translation MYQAYYKSELGLLEITANEEGITSVIFVDERQEENTNEMIDQCINELDEYFKGKRKEFTVPLSAEGTSFQKNVWDALYTIPYGVSASYLDIAEKVGNTKAVRAIGGANSRNPISIIVPCHRVIGKSGKLVGYAGGLWRKEWLLKHEGILK, via the coding sequence ATGTACCAGGCTTATTATAAAAGTGAATTAGGTTTGCTAGAAATTACAGCGAACGAAGAAGGCATTACGTCTGTTATATTTGTTGATGAACGACAAGAAGAAAATACAAATGAAATGATAGATCAATGTATAAATGAGCTAGATGAATATTTTAAAGGAAAAAGAAAAGAGTTTACTGTACCACTGTCTGCAGAGGGAACATCATTTCAAAAAAATGTATGGGATGCGCTCTACACTATTCCTTATGGCGTAAGTGCTTCATATTTAGATATTGCGGAGAAAGTTGGTAATACGAAAGCTGTACGAGCAATAGGAGGAGCAAACAGTCGTAATCCCATTTCAATTATCGTTCCGTGTCACCGTGTAATAGGAAAGAGTGGAAAGCTTGTAGGGTATGCGGGTGGTTTATGGAGGAAAGAGTGGCTGTTAAAACACGAAGGTATTTTGAAATGA
- a CDS encoding DUF2628 domain-containing protein — protein MECINCGQPCANEQLNCANCQQKLHNKQGEGSSLIDKELEEYVGRQYPYYKKKWELENKRIAKWSWNGWAAIFNVGWLGYRKYYLPAALFILLLVVCDAFSYYMGFNVALPIINMVPLTFLLLVFILFGLGIFANGLYYQFAERRIYRIKAREIKDESVENYLIRDSGGTSKMGATIVTMLAVASILFSHFFFPTDQDIIQKVRTSSLYEYPVFSIGESFENYFQNSGWIYYRGTEGLELVEFQGESPEMPRKKVTIQFIVDYKLGEVEPYSLTINGESKNEEEFLKIMEEIFKVQNPFDIEDGLQVNTIQQSGGKAISDRFFSFYENKYLK, from the coding sequence TTGGAATGTATAAATTGTGGGCAACCTTGTGCGAATGAACAGTTAAATTGTGCAAACTGTCAGCAAAAACTGCATAATAAACAAGGTGAAGGAAGCTCGCTAATAGACAAAGAATTAGAAGAATATGTAGGGAGACAATATCCGTACTACAAAAAAAAATGGGAGCTTGAAAATAAGCGAATTGCAAAATGGAGCTGGAATGGTTGGGCTGCTATTTTTAATGTAGGTTGGCTTGGCTATCGTAAGTATTATTTACCTGCTGCACTATTTATACTGTTATTAGTAGTGTGTGATGCGTTTTCATATTATATGGGCTTCAACGTAGCATTGCCAATCATTAATATGGTGCCTCTTACGTTTTTATTACTCGTTTTTATCTTATTCGGGCTAGGGATTTTTGCGAATGGATTATATTATCAATTTGCAGAAAGACGTATATACCGCATAAAGGCACGTGAAATTAAAGATGAATCGGTTGAAAATTATCTCATTCGTGATAGTGGAGGAACGAGTAAAATGGGAGCAACGATCGTTACAATGTTAGCAGTTGCTAGTATTTTGTTCAGTCATTTCTTTTTCCCAACTGATCAGGATATTATTCAAAAAGTTCGTACAAGCTCGCTTTATGAATATCCAGTCTTTTCAATTGGTGAATCGTTCGAAAATTATTTTCAAAATTCAGGATGGATATACTATCGTGGAACGGAAGGATTAGAATTAGTAGAATTTCAGGGGGAGAGTCCTGAGATGCCAAGGAAAAAGGTGACAATTCAATTTATTGTTGATTATAAATTGGGAGAAGTGGAACCATATTCACTTACGATTAACGGTGAATCTAAAAATGAAGAAGAGTTTTTGAAAATAATGGAGGAAATATTTAAAGTTCAAAATCCATTTGATATAGAGGATGGCTTACAAGTAAATACTATTCAACAAAGCGGAGGGAAAGCAATTTCTGACCGCTTTTTTTCTTTTTATGAAAATAAATATTTAAAATAA
- a CDS encoding peptide ABC transporter substrate-binding protein: MKRKTTTIAALALSTSVLVAGCGNGEKASTTKKESSKGMADKQVLNLLETAEIPSMDTSKSTDSVSFRVFVNAMEGLYRLDKDNKPTPGMAKDVKISEDKKTYTFELRDAKWSNGDPVRAQDFVYAWQRTLDKAIAAEYAFILFDVKNAQKVNKGEVPSDQLGVKAKDDKTLVVELEQPAPYFLELTSFPTFFPLNEKYVKEQGDKYGLEADKLLYNGPFTMSEWKHEQSYQLKKNPNYWDKDAVKLQEINVGIVKETSTGVNLYDSDQADRVILSSEFVDKYKKNKPDEFKTKLDPRMYFLRFNQKNATFKNQKVREAIDLAYDKKGIADVILNDGSLPAYFLVPEKFTTGPDGKDFRTVNKNFRDSKDNAAKAKKLWEEAKKELGQDTITVELLNDDNGSRKKVGDFIKEELEKNLPGIKVNLKQQPYKQKLDLEKKFQYEFSLSAWSPDYPDPMTYIDMFVTGSSFNEMDYSNPKYDDLVAKSKGELLKDDAARWKALAEAEKILIGQDVAISPTYQQSTAYLEKTYVNGIANHTFGGDFSYKWAYITKK; this comes from the coding sequence ATGAAAAGAAAGACAACAACAATTGCTGCACTTGCGTTATCGACTAGTGTACTGGTTGCGGGATGTGGGAATGGGGAGAAGGCTTCGACAACGAAGAAAGAATCAAGTAAGGGAATGGCAGATAAACAAGTTTTAAATTTGCTAGAAACAGCTGAAATTCCTTCAATGGATACATCTAAATCAACAGATTCTGTATCTTTCCGTGTATTTGTAAATGCAATGGAAGGATTATATCGTCTAGATAAAGATAATAAACCAACTCCAGGTATGGCCAAAGATGTGAAGATTAGTGAAGATAAAAAGACATATACATTTGAATTACGTGATGCAAAATGGTCAAATGGTGATCCAGTTCGAGCGCAAGATTTTGTATATGCATGGCAACGTACATTAGATAAAGCAATAGCAGCAGAATATGCATTTATTTTATTTGATGTGAAAAATGCACAGAAAGTAAATAAAGGAGAAGTACCGTCGGATCAATTAGGTGTTAAAGCGAAGGATGATAAAACGTTGGTAGTAGAATTAGAGCAACCAGCACCTTATTTCCTTGAGCTTACTTCGTTCCCTACATTCTTCCCATTAAATGAAAAGTATGTAAAAGAACAAGGGGATAAATACGGATTAGAAGCAGATAAATTATTGTACAATGGACCATTTACAATGAGTGAATGGAAACATGAACAAAGTTACCAGTTAAAGAAAAACCCAAATTATTGGGATAAAGATGCTGTAAAATTACAAGAAATTAATGTGGGTATAGTAAAAGAGACAAGTACTGGGGTAAATTTATATGATAGTGATCAAGCAGACCGTGTCATTTTAAGTTCTGAGTTTGTAGACAAATATAAAAAGAATAAACCAGATGAATTTAAAACGAAGCTAGACCCACGTATGTATTTCCTACGTTTTAATCAAAAAAATGCAACGTTTAAAAATCAAAAGGTTCGTGAGGCGATTGATTTAGCGTACGATAAAAAAGGAATTGCGGATGTAATTTTGAATGATGGATCATTGCCAGCGTATTTCTTAGTACCTGAAAAGTTTACGACAGGACCAGATGGAAAAGACTTCCGTACTGTAAATAAAAATTTCCGTGACAGTAAAGATAATGCTGCGAAAGCAAAAAAACTGTGGGAAGAAGCGAAGAAAGAACTTGGTCAAGATACAATTACAGTAGAATTACTAAATGATGATAACGGTAGTCGTAAAAAAGTGGGCGACTTTATTAAAGAAGAATTAGAGAAAAACTTACCAGGTATTAAAGTGAATTTGAAGCAACAACCATATAAGCAGAAGTTAGATTTAGAAAAGAAATTTCAATATGAATTCTCATTATCTGCATGGAGTCCAGATTATCCAGACCCAATGACATATATTGATATGTTCGTTACTGGAAGTTCATTTAATGAAATGGATTATTCAAATCCGAAGTATGATGATTTAGTAGCGAAATCAAAAGGAGAACTACTAAAAGATGACGCAGCACGCTGGAAAGCACTTGCAGAAGCTGAAAAAATCTTAATTGGTCAAGATGTTGCAATCTCTCCTACGTACCAACAAAGTACAGCTTACTTAGAGAAGACGTATGTAAATGGTATTGCTAACCATACGTTCGGTGGCGACTTCAGTTATAAATGGGCATATATTACAAAGAAATAG